A genomic segment from Pediococcus acidilactici encodes:
- a CDS encoding ROK family protein, translating to MDKKFLAFDVGGTTIKYAVLDERLNFADSGKVNTEQNRDGHILKTLLQVSKAIQNRVSLAGIGVSTAGIVGKDGGIQYAGPTIPNYIGTPIRASLAAQTDLPVSVVNDVDAALLGEVFTGNLADHDVYCMALGTGIGGAHYRNGKIISGAHGQGNSIGYTLFDPQTNTNYEQRASTLVLERQLADKGITVIEAFEKAKQGQVPYVSIIERWAKEVARGIAEVIVLFDPEEIIIGGAVSAQGQYLIDLLNAQLPTLLPTDFNQTTLKIAQRGNQAQLIGAVVPFFRDK from the coding sequence ATGGACAAAAAATTTTTAGCATTTGATGTGGGGGGAACCACTATTAAATATGCGGTACTTGACGAACGCTTAAATTTTGCAGATTCAGGTAAAGTTAATACAGAACAAAATCGGGACGGGCATATTTTAAAAACGCTACTACAAGTTAGTAAAGCAATTCAGAATCGCGTCTCGCTTGCAGGAATTGGCGTTAGTACAGCGGGGATTGTTGGTAAGGATGGCGGTATTCAATATGCGGGACCAACCATTCCTAACTACATTGGCACTCCTATCAGAGCAAGCCTGGCTGCCCAAACTGATTTACCAGTCAGCGTAGTTAATGACGTTGATGCCGCTCTTTTAGGAGAAGTCTTTACCGGAAACTTAGCGGATCATGATGTCTACTGTATGGCGTTAGGTACGGGAATTGGTGGGGCACATTATCGTAACGGAAAAATTATTAGCGGAGCCCATGGGCAGGGCAATTCAATTGGTTATACGTTATTTGATCCACAGACTAACACGAATTATGAACAAAGGGCTTCGACCTTGGTTTTAGAACGGCAATTAGCAGATAAAGGAATAACGGTAATTGAGGCTTTTGAAAAAGCTAAGCAGGGGCAGGTACCTTATGTATCAATTATTGAACGGTGGGCTAAAGAAGTGGCGAGAGGAATTGCGGAAGTAATCGTCTTATTTGACCCGGAAGAAATTATAATTGGTGGCGCAGTTTCTGCGCAAGGACAATACTTGATTGATTTACTTAACGCTCAATTACCAACGTTGTTGCCAACGGATTTCAACCAGACCACGTTAAAAATTGCACAACGAGGGAACCAAGCACAACTAATTGGAGCAGTTGTTCCATTTTTTAGAGACAAATAA
- a CDS encoding sodium:solute symporter, whose protein sequence is MVKQGFGVLNWLVLIAYLIIMLVIGLSFSKKSSKNSEEFFKASTSNVPAWAVGFSIFATTLSAITYMSTPEKSFLTNWAYAFGNLAIFLITPVLIKYYIPFFSKLRVTTAYEYLEFRFNPFLRVFSSILFVLFHIGRIAIVIYLPTVALQSIININPYLIASLITILCIVYTYHGGMEGVIWSDVIQGILLLVGAVLIIFFAVHGTHGGLQTVAQDAVNKGKILTKADFVWSVTKSTVPIILLGQIFNTLYQYTASQDVVQRYTTSTDNKHIAKSIWTNALLSLITIPLFYGMGTVIYSFYQHGGSLPTGFNTSALVPYFVLTEIPAGVAGLIIAAIFAASQATIASSLNSTAACLVTDIQKRFMKDKSDRMSMRITRLSILICGIFGLLVTLVLIKLHSSDMIDTYLSLFGLFGVPIAGIFALGIVSQRANGFGATLGMIVTTAICYFIQTHGINALFVSVVGFLGAMILGYLFSFLKPGHQHDITGLTFKTIDQKVNLKN, encoded by the coding sequence ATGGTTAAACAAGGATTCGGTGTTTTAAATTGGCTGGTTTTAATTGCTTATTTAATCATTATGTTAGTAATTGGTTTAAGTTTCAGTAAGAAAAGTTCAAAGAATTCAGAAGAGTTTTTCAAGGCAAGTACCAGCAACGTGCCGGCATGGGCGGTGGGATTTAGTATTTTCGCGACAACTTTAAGTGCGATTACCTACATGTCAACGCCAGAAAAGTCATTTTTGACCAACTGGGCTTATGCTTTTGGAAATTTAGCGATTTTTTTGATCACTCCGGTATTAATTAAGTATTATATTCCATTCTTTTCAAAGTTGCGGGTGACCACGGCTTACGAATATTTGGAATTTCGGTTTAACCCGTTTTTACGGGTGTTTAGCAGCATTTTGTTTGTGTTATTCCATATTGGACGGATTGCAATCGTAATTTATTTACCGACCGTGGCATTGCAATCCATTATCAACATTAACCCGTACCTGATCGCCTCTTTGATCACCATCCTGTGTATCGTTTATACATACCATGGCGGAATGGAAGGGGTAATTTGGAGCGACGTGATTCAAGGAATTCTCCTACTAGTGGGCGCGGTTTTAATTATTTTCTTCGCGGTTCATGGAACCCACGGGGGACTGCAAACCGTTGCGCAAGATGCCGTCAATAAAGGGAAAATCCTAACTAAGGCTGATTTTGTATGGAGCGTTACTAAGTCGACAGTGCCAATCATCCTGTTGGGTCAGATCTTCAACACTTTGTACCAATATACGGCCAGTCAAGACGTAGTTCAGCGGTACACTACTTCGACTGATAATAAGCACATTGCTAAGTCAATCTGGACTAACGCATTGCTATCGTTAATCACCATTCCACTCTTCTACGGAATGGGAACCGTGATTTACAGTTTTTACCAACACGGAGGCAGTTTACCGACCGGATTTAATACTTCCGCATTGGTGCCATATTTTGTATTAACTGAAATTCCAGCGGGAGTTGCTGGATTAATTATTGCGGCGATTTTTGCGGCTTCGCAAGCCACGATTGCTTCCAGTTTGAATAGTACTGCGGCTTGTCTGGTAACCGATATCCAAAAACGGTTCATGAAAGATAAAAGTGACCGAATGAGTATGCGGATCACACGGCTAAGTATCCTAATTTGTGGAATTTTTGGGTTGTTAGTAACGCTAGTACTGATTAAGCTTCATAGCTCGGACATGATCGATACTTACTTATCGCTCTTCGGTCTCTTCGGCGTACCAATTGCCGGAATCTTTGCTCTAGGTATCGTCAGTCAACGGGCAAACGGCTTTGGTGCAACCCTTGGCATGATTGTCACTACGGCAATTTGCTACTTTATTCAAACCCATGGAATCAACGCCCTCTTTGTTAGTGTAGTTGGTTTCCTAGGTGCGATGATTTTAGGATATCTTTTCAGTTTTCTTAAACCGGGACATCAACATGACATTACCGGCTTGACGTTTAAAACGATTGATCAAAAAGTTAATCTCAAAAATTAA
- a CDS encoding PTS transporter subunit EIIC codes for MNNLEKFLNDKLLPISEKLQKNKVLAALMEGFIRTSPITLGIALITIIGNFPVPGWTQFLTKIGIFQHVEAITNGATGVFSLYVVYSLAFSYAKQLKTNERNASLISLASFIMLMPQSVTTTVMKSGHATSQAIGALKLDYLGGQGLFIGMILALVITRLYAALSKKNLMIKLPESVPPMVTQSLSPVFVVTIIFVLVFIVRVLFGLTPSGTIFQFFVDAINAPLNSLVASPLSIILIMELLAIFWFFGIHNAVLQGPLGAVSMTMIVGNITAFQHGQKLPYLLPSVIYMGMYAAGFMGLVTFVMIRSKSTKMKQLGKLAFIPSLFNISEPIMFGMPIILNPLFFIPQVFTQLIAGFVTWGLTTTILPISLNPTMSLLPWTTPTFVKMPFSGGLNYTILMVICMAIGILMWYPFIKVADNKEYRLEMELAKKEQTETEAEKEAEAAEAVTE; via the coding sequence ATGAACAATTTAGAGAAGTTTTTAAACGACAAGCTACTACCAATTTCGGAAAAATTACAAAAGAATAAAGTCCTGGCGGCCCTAATGGAAGGATTTATTCGGACCAGTCCAATCACGTTGGGAATTGCGTTAATCACCATTATCGGGAACTTTCCGGTTCCGGGTTGGACTCAATTTTTAACTAAGATTGGGATTTTCCAACATGTCGAAGCGATTACTAATGGGGCTACCGGAGTTTTCTCGCTATACGTAGTGTACAGTTTAGCCTTTTCTTACGCGAAGCAATTGAAAACTAACGAACGGAATGCTTCATTAATTTCGTTAGCCAGTTTCATCATGTTAATGCCGCAATCGGTTACCACCACGGTAATGAAGAGCGGCCACGCGACTAGTCAAGCAATTGGAGCATTAAAACTTGATTACTTAGGCGGACAGGGGCTATTTATCGGAATGATTTTAGCATTGGTAATCACCCGACTTTACGCAGCCCTTTCCAAAAAGAACTTGATGATCAAGCTTCCCGAAAGCGTTCCGCCAATGGTTACCCAATCTTTATCCCCAGTGTTCGTTGTTACCATCATCTTCGTACTAGTATTCATCGTTCGGGTATTGTTTGGGTTGACGCCATCAGGAACCATCTTCCAATTCTTCGTTGACGCAATTAACGCTCCGTTGAACTCCTTAGTTGCTAGCCCGCTTTCAATTATCTTGATAATGGAACTCTTAGCAATTTTCTGGTTCTTCGGAATCCACAACGCTGTTTTACAAGGACCTTTAGGCGCAGTTAGCATGACCATGATCGTTGGTAACATCACGGCTTTCCAACATGGTCAAAAATTACCGTACTTGTTACCTTCCGTAATTTACATGGGAATGTACGCAGCGGGATTCATGGGCTTAGTTACTTTTGTAATGATTCGCAGTAAGTCAACCAAGATGAAGCAATTAGGTAAATTAGCATTTATTCCATCACTTTTTAATATTTCAGAACCGATTATGTTCGGGATGCCAATTATTTTGAACCCGCTCTTCTTTATTCCGCAAGTATTTACGCAATTAATTGCGGGCTTTGTAACCTGGGGCTTAACGACCACTATTTTACCAATTTCACTTAACCCAACGATGTCGCTACTCCCATGGACTACACCAACTTTCGTTAAGATGCCATTTTCAGGGGGTCTAAACTACACCATCCTAATGGTGATTTGTATGGCGATTGGAATTTTAATGTGGTACCCATTCATTAAGGTTGCGGACAACAAAGAATACCGCTTAGAAATGGAACTCGCAAAAAAAGAACAAACTGAAACTGAAGCAGAAAAAGAAGCGGAAGCAGCGGAAGCAGTTACCGAATAG
- a CDS encoding sugar phosphate isomerase/epimerase — protein MKKVSINTAVFLNQLENGNSQFECLKQLVGKPIDAIEVRGEFFKEDGRDQELAAIQRLCEENHWQFYYSIPEALFTEGKLNENIFDYIALANEFQIQGLKISLGNCQNTAAPSLAKLQKALRAYSGVLTVENQPNQDGQLNVFEANLIKLLALVPELGYTFDSGNWYWIKETPHLAFDSLKKWITVFHLKDVANLTTVRLGEGTTDWQPMIQALTPEVPVFLEYAIANEEELDEEIQKVNLIL, from the coding sequence ATGAAAAAAGTATCGATTAATACCGCAGTATTTTTGAACCAACTTGAAAATGGAAATTCCCAATTCGAATGTTTAAAACAACTGGTGGGTAAACCAATTGACGCGATTGAAGTTCGGGGCGAATTTTTTAAAGAAGATGGCCGTGATCAGGAGCTAGCTGCGATTCAGCGGCTATGTGAAGAAAATCATTGGCAATTTTACTATTCAATCCCGGAAGCGTTATTTACGGAAGGAAAGTTAAACGAAAATATTTTTGATTACATAGCGTTGGCAAATGAATTTCAAATTCAAGGGTTAAAAATCAGTTTAGGAAATTGTCAGAATACGGCGGCTCCAAGCTTGGCGAAGCTGCAAAAAGCTTTGCGCGCCTATTCAGGAGTGTTAACGGTAGAAAATCAACCAAATCAGGATGGGCAGTTAAATGTTTTTGAAGCCAACCTGATTAAATTGTTGGCGCTAGTTCCTGAACTGGGTTATACGTTTGATTCGGGAAACTGGTATTGGATAAAGGAGACTCCGCATCTGGCATTCGATTCATTGAAAAAGTGGATTACTGTGTTTCATCTGAAGGACGTTGCCAATTTAACGACGGTTCGGTTGGGGGAAGGGACCACCGATTGGCAGCCTATGATACAAGCATTAACTCCTGAAGTGCCGGTATTTCTGGAGTACGCAATTGCTAATGAAGAAGAATTAGATGAAGAAATCCAAAAAGTAAATTTAATTCTTTGA
- a CDS encoding dihydrodipicolinate synthase family protein has translation MTKNLDKYKGIIPAFYACYDDEGNVSPERVQKLAKYYLAKGVKGLYVGGSSGECIYQTVEERKLVLENVMEAVGGQMTIIAHVAAPSTRDSIELAKHAEQLGVDALAAIPPIYFVLPEPAIEAYWTSIMEATNLDFIIYNIPQTTGYALSENLFKKMMAKEQVIGVKNSSMPVMDINMWKLRAPKENIIFNGPDEQFVGGRVMGADAGIGGTYGVYPELLLEADRCVREGELDKALEIQLCVNDLISQLTSFKGNLYDVMKLILAQRGVAVGRARYPLPHVEESEMDRVTQVRENIDKAIEKYVG, from the coding sequence ATGACAAAAAATCTTGATAAATATAAAGGAATCATTCCAGCATTTTACGCATGTTATGACGATGAAGGCAACGTTAGCCCAGAACGGGTGCAAAAGCTTGCTAAATATTATTTGGCAAAGGGAGTGAAGGGACTTTACGTGGGCGGTTCTTCGGGAGAATGTATTTATCAAACGGTGGAAGAACGGAAGCTAGTTTTGGAAAACGTAATGGAAGCAGTTGGCGGGCAAATGACGATCATTGCCCACGTTGCCGCTCCTTCAACCCGGGATAGCATTGAGTTGGCTAAACATGCGGAACAATTGGGCGTTGATGCGTTGGCAGCTATTCCACCAATTTACTTTGTACTACCAGAACCCGCAATCGAAGCGTACTGGACAAGTATTATGGAGGCAACCAACCTTGATTTCATCATTTATAACATTCCCCAAACAACTGGATACGCACTGTCTGAGAACCTATTTAAGAAGATGATGGCTAAGGAACAGGTAATCGGGGTTAAGAATTCTTCCATGCCGGTAATGGACATCAACATGTGGAAACTACGTGCTCCAAAAGAAAATATCATTTTTAACGGCCCTGATGAACAATTCGTTGGCGGTCGTGTAATGGGCGCAGATGCTGGAATTGGCGGAACGTACGGCGTTTATCCAGAGTTACTTTTAGAAGCTGACCGCTGTGTACGAGAAGGCGAATTAGATAAGGCGTTGGAAATTCAGTTATGCGTCAATGATTTAATTTCACAATTAACTTCATTTAAAGGAAATCTTTACGACGTAATGAAGTTAATTCTGGCGCAAAGAGGGGTTGCTGTGGGCCGCGCCCGTTATCCATTACCACACGTTGAAGAAAGCGAAATGGATCGAGTTACCCAAGTACGGGAAAATATTGATAAGGCGATTGAAAAATACGTTGGCTAG
- a CDS encoding glycoside hydrolase family 3 C-terminal domain-containing protein: protein MKEAELKKLFNDLSDEEKVSQTVQLNGDLFVESGVMSTGPKTDLGFPVNFNYYEIGSIYNVNDHQKLKQLQTEVLEKSRHRIPLLFMSDIIYGFRTIFPMPLAQAGSYNFDLIQRAAAVTAKESYQNGLHVVFSPMLDLVRDPRWGRVMESPGEDVYTAKEFGRSVVHGYQGDMNGGKIGPNHVAACIKHFAAYGAPESGREYNSVELSEQKLYNEYLQAYQAAIEARAQVVMTAFNLLNGVPATGNQWLNRKILRKRFGFNGVLDADYAAVAELVAHGYATDSEDAAQKALRAGVDLDMMTATYANGLPKLLKNPEMRKLLDEAVWRILVLKNKLGLFENPFRGLDEPTTGEVLAQQDRALATKLVEESCVLLKNKSALPLRQDQKIAVIGPYAESKLTLGFWASVSGKATDVVSLKEGLQQVFKPEQLSFSRGFNLFDSYAPFGPLKKGLELVNGPIEDEAMLLKQAEKQAATADVVVLTIGENFLESGEGAAKAHLTLPAKQKQLIQALAKLGKPIVGIIYTGRPLVLTDVEPYFDSLLLAWYPGIMGGVGIANLLSGKASPSARLSMTFPRSEGQLPIYLARTPTGRPLGKTNHSERFVSKYIDESNEPLYPFGSGLSYAKFVGKWRNLSYEAGNLKGQFEVKNLSERTADVVAQIYLKQFPAEIVQPVKRLIKTVKIQFSGSGKQVVDFELPVEELAYFDNQGQKHLEHVQYQFQLDILGETADIDLKLN, encoded by the coding sequence TTGAAGGAAGCAGAATTAAAAAAATTATTCAATGATTTAAGCGATGAAGAAAAGGTTAGTCAAACCGTCCAGTTAAACGGTGATTTATTTGTGGAAAGTGGGGTGATGAGTACCGGCCCTAAAACTGATTTAGGATTTCCTGTCAATTTTAATTATTACGAGATTGGCTCGATTTACAACGTCAACGACCACCAAAAACTAAAACAGTTGCAAACGGAAGTATTGGAAAAGAGTCGTCATCGGATACCGCTATTATTTATGTCAGATATTATTTATGGATTTCGGACGATTTTTCCGATGCCGTTAGCACAAGCAGGCTCGTATAACTTTGATTTAATTCAACGAGCGGCAGCGGTAACTGCAAAAGAAAGTTACCAAAATGGTCTTCACGTTGTTTTTTCGCCCATGCTAGATTTGGTTCGGGATCCGCGTTGGGGAAGGGTAATGGAATCGCCTGGGGAAGACGTTTACACAGCTAAAGAATTTGGACGCAGCGTTGTTCATGGATACCAGGGAGATATGAACGGCGGAAAAATTGGACCAAACCACGTTGCCGCCTGTATCAAACATTTTGCGGCATACGGTGCACCAGAGAGCGGTCGAGAATATAATTCCGTTGAGCTTTCCGAACAAAAACTTTACAACGAATATTTACAAGCTTACCAAGCCGCAATTGAAGCCCGGGCCCAGGTGGTAATGACTGCCTTTAACCTATTAAATGGGGTACCCGCGACTGGTAACCAGTGGTTAAATCGAAAAATTTTACGAAAACGGTTTGGATTTAATGGAGTACTTGACGCTGATTATGCAGCAGTTGCAGAATTGGTGGCTCATGGTTATGCAACAGATTCCGAAGATGCCGCACAAAAAGCGCTACGTGCGGGAGTCGATTTAGACATGATGACTGCAACTTACGCTAATGGATTACCAAAACTCCTCAAGAATCCAGAGATGCGAAAGCTATTAGATGAAGCAGTTTGGCGAATTTTGGTTTTGAAAAACAAATTAGGCTTATTTGAGAATCCTTTCCGGGGGCTGGATGAACCTACTACTGGTGAAGTACTTGCCCAACAAGATCGCGCGCTGGCCACCAAACTAGTTGAGGAAAGCTGTGTTTTATTAAAAAATAAAAGCGCTTTACCACTACGACAAGATCAAAAAATTGCGGTGATTGGGCCGTACGCGGAAAGCAAACTGACCCTTGGCTTTTGGGCCTCGGTAAGTGGCAAAGCTACTGACGTAGTTTCTTTAAAAGAAGGGCTTCAACAAGTATTTAAGCCCGAACAGCTATCATTTAGCCGCGGATTTAACCTATTTGACTCTTATGCGCCCTTTGGACCCTTGAAAAAGGGCCTTGAACTGGTGAATGGACCAATTGAAGATGAAGCAATGCTTTTAAAGCAAGCCGAAAAACAAGCAGCCACGGCGGACGTTGTAGTGCTAACCATTGGTGAAAACTTTTTGGAAAGTGGGGAGGGTGCCGCTAAAGCTCATTTGACTTTACCAGCGAAACAAAAGCAACTCATTCAAGCGCTTGCTAAGCTAGGCAAACCGATTGTTGGAATCATTTATACTGGACGCCCACTCGTTTTAACTGACGTTGAACCATATTTTGATAGTTTGCTATTAGCTTGGTATCCCGGAATTATGGGAGGCGTGGGGATTGCTAATTTACTATCTGGTAAAGCAAGTCCTTCAGCTCGATTATCAATGACTTTTCCGCGGAGCGAAGGCCAACTTCCGATTTATCTAGCAAGAACTCCTACTGGTCGTCCGTTAGGTAAAACTAATCATTCAGAACGGTTTGTATCCAAATATATTGATGAAAGTAACGAACCCCTATATCCATTTGGTAGCGGGCTTAGTTACGCAAAATTTGTCGGTAAATGGCGGAATTTATCTTACGAGGCGGGTAATTTAAAAGGCCAATTTGAGGTAAAAAATCTTAGTGAACGAACTGCGGATGTGGTTGCCCAGATTTACCTTAAGCAATTTCCTGCAGAAATTGTTCAGCCGGTCAAACGATTAATTAAAACCGTTAAAATTCAGTTTTCAGGCTCTGGTAAACAGGTGGTTGATTTTGAATTGCCAGTAGAGGAGTTAGCTTACTTTGACAACCAAGGCCAAAAACACCTTGAACACGTCCAATACCAGTTCCAACTTGATATTTTAGGAGAAACCGCAGATATTGACTTGAAATTAAACTAA